The Leptospira biflexa serovar Patoc strain 'Patoc 1 (Paris)' genome includes the window GAGGAAGATAGAGTAGGATCGATTTGTATTCGGAACCTTGGCTTTTGTGAATGGTGAGAAAAAAAGCGGGTTCGTGATCAGGGAGTGTGTCTAAGGCAAAGGAATACAATCGATCTTCAATGGGGAAAACTGCTCTTAACTCTGAATGGATCGAAACAACTAAACCAATGTCACCATTAAACAATTTTCTCATTGGGTCATTCGATTGGATGATAATGGGCATCCCTTCAAAGTAAAAAGACTTGGATAACTGTCGGTATTTGAGATGGAATTCGTTTTTTGGATTGGTTAATTGTTTTTTCGCATAACGTAAGATTTGGCCTTGGATGGCTTCGATTCCAAAGTATCCATTTCTTAGAATCGTCAAACATCGATACTCATTCACGATCGACTCAAAAATGAATTTGTTTTTTGGATCTTTCAGTGCATTTGGTTCCCAATGGAATTTTGAGGTCTTATTGGCAGTGTGCAAATAGAATGTTTCCCATAAAAAGGGAACCATACTTTCTATGTTCCAATCGTGTATCTCAGGATGGTTTCCATTGGTTGACTTTGTTTTTTTGTCACCTTGGATCCAAACAAAATCATGTTTCAAATTCAAATCCGATTTTGTGATCATCTTTGGTAGTGGAAATGGTTTTGTATTGCTATTCGTATCAAAGGATTGTTTTACGATCTCAGCAAAAACACTGAATTCAGAATCATTCGAAAAACGATGGTTACTGTTAAGTTCCGATAAAAATTCTTTTTTATTTTTTAACGTGGTGATGAGATCCGTTAATACTTCACCTTGCCCAACGGAAGGAAGTTGGTTTGGGTCACCGAGGAGAATGATATGAGTATCGAAATGGATCGCCGAAAAAAATAAATTCATTAATTTTAAATCAACCATCGAGGTTTCATCCATGATGATGAAATCATAGGGTAGATAACGTTTTTCTCCAAATTTGGCTTGGTTGGTTGTTGGGTTGATTTTTAATAAATTGTGAATGGTTTGTCCACGGAAATTGGAAGTCAGAGAAGGATCCGCTTGAAACTTTTCCAAATTCCTTTGGATGGATTCTGTTAATCTTTGCGAAGCTCTTCCTGTTGGCGCGACGAGGGCAATCCTTTCCATCGAAGGTAGTAACTTCAATCGATCGAATGCCATTAAGATAAAGGATACAACCGTAGTTTTTCCTGTCCCTGGGCCACCAGAGATCACACGGAAATTGGATGTGATCACATCTTGAATCGTTTCCCTTTGTTCTTCTGCCAGTTTGATTTTTGATTCTGTTTCTAAACCACTTATAATCGTTTTGATTTGATCTGCGGTGATCGTTGTATTCTTTGTTTGGTTTGTTTTGTGGTTTAAGAATGTGAAGAGTAGAGATTCGAAATTCCTTTTTTCGGAATGACTTTTTTGCAGATACAATCGGTTTTCTTTTCCTGTTCTTTCAATCACAAACGGGAAATAATCTTTCATTTTATCGATTGTTGTGTCATCTGTTATGGGAAGATACAAATCTCCGCTTTGTGATTGGACAAGTAAACTGGCAATCGTATCTTTTAGCGACGTATCCCAATCTGGGAAAAGTTTGTATAACGAATTTAGAAACGATTGGATTTTTTCATCGATCACTTTCATGAATATACCTTTTCCAATTGGTCAGAGGCACTCCGGATATAGGCCATCACTTCTTTTTTGATTCCTTCAAACTGTTCGATCGTCCATACGGAATCAGAATGTTTTAAATCAGAGTAGATGCCTGTTTGGTTGTCACCTAACATTCCTCTTAAGAATAAATAATACACTCCACCAAACTTCTCTAAGGCTATATCGGGTCCAAAAAGAGACTTTAGGTATTCAAATAAAATAAACGAATACACAGACTTTTGGAAGAGATAACCTTTGTCTCGGACTGCATTTGCGACTGCTTCACTACTATAATCGTTGTTTGGTAACAAATTGGATTTATAATCGACAATATAGAATTTTTGATCTTTTACAAAAACCAAATCGATGGCGCCTTTTAAGTAGTGTTCGAACCCATCTGTTAAGGAGGCACCACTTTCTTTCAGTAAGTTCTGTAAGAACAAATGGAATTTCAATTCTGCGGATTTTTCTTCTTCCTTTAATTCACTGAGAGAGAAGGAGTTGCCTGTCGCAAGCTTGATCTTTGCTGTCATTGCATGTTTCAATAAAGTAGCCACTGTATGCTCTATTTTTGCATCCTTACCTTCGATTTCCAATGGATATCGTAAGAAAGATTTTTGGTACGCCCACTTCCAGGAAGGACTCTCGAGGATGGCATCCACTTCCAATTGGAAGGTAGAAAAATCACATAATTCAAGAATTTTATGTAAAAAGTTTCCGACCTTCGCACTCGAGGGCAATTCGAACGTTGTGCTTACTTCTACATCAGGAGTTTCTTCTAATTCTTTTTTCTTTTCCTCTTGGGAAACATTTAAGTTTTTTTCATTGGCTTGCAAACTTGTATAACTATGTTGCAAGAGCACTCGACCAATTTTGATTTCGGAAGGGTAGAGAATCGGGAAAGATGGTTTTTTCGTTTGGGTGACACTTGATGTTTGAAGGTTTATTGTTTGTGATTCTGAAAATTCATTGGGATTTCGGAATACAAAAGACGACTCAAGAAAAGGATTTTGATTTTGAAGGGTTTGAATTCGAATTAATTCTTGGTAGAGGATTTGGCTATAACCAGAATTCGGAAGCGAATCTTCTTTTTTGGACCTCCCCCAATTGAGTTTGGGAAGGTATAACCTAAGATTGGGCCTTGTCAGGGCAACATATAACAGACGTTTTTGTTCATTCAGGAAATGGTTTTCTTCGTCTTCTTTTTCTGGATTCAAATCCCATAAGTCAAGAATCCATTTTCTTTTTTTACCTTCTGGCGTTTCTATTTCAATTGGGTATTCTGTATTGGTGAGATTGGTCCCTCGATTGCCAAAATAAAATAAGAATACGACAGGCCATTCCAATCCTTTCGATGCATGGATGGTTAAAATTTGCACCGAATCTTCTTCTGTTTCACGATCAAATAACGGCTCTTCTTCGGGAGATTGTTTTTTTTGTTTGAGCTCACGCAAACTCGCGAGTAACTCTAACAAGCCACAATTTGATTTCAGTTGTACTTCTAATAATTTTTGAAAGATTTGTCGGAAGTTTGTACGTTTTCGTTCCCATTCCAGTGTATGATTCCCTTCCAACCAAAAGAGTTTGGTTTCGTCCATCACAGAACGAAAGAAACTTGCGTATCGATTTTCTTTGATAAGTCTCTGCCATTTGTCGATGAGAGATTTTTCATAGGAGTCAATGGAGTGTTCATCAAACTTTTGGATTTCATGAGGGTGGATGCAGAATATATCAGAGAATAGGATTTTTTTATAACTTTGTGAGGAGTTGGAACTTTGTAAACATTCCAATAGATTTTCAATTTGATCTGCTTCTCTGGATTGGTAAATCCCTCTTTGTTTGTAAATGGAACAGGGGATTCCCGCTTTTGTTAGATAAAATTCAACAAGTTCTGTTTCTTTTTTATTCCCACAAAGGATGGCAATGTCCTTTAACTTGATCTCTTGGATTTCGCGTTCGCCTTTTTTATTGTATAGAAGACTTGTTTCCTTGTTTTGGATTCGTTTGATTTCATTTCGAATTGTTTCAGCCCAAATATTTCTGGATTTGTTTACATTCGGAAACCGTTCTTCGAAATCAAAAATATGAATCGCTGATTCCTCAGGATTCACATACTTGTACTTGATGGTATCGATGTCAGGTGATGATACTTTCTTATATAAATAGTTTTCTTTACTAGAGCCTGGTTCTTCGATGGGAAAAAAATGAGTTTCACCCCATTCTTTTGTTTCATCGTGGAAAATGGTATTGAGTCCATGGATTAATTCTTTTGTGGACCTATAGTTGGTTTCTAAGGTGGATTTTGATCCTTCGAAGTCACGAGATGCTTCCAGATAAATTCCAATATCAGCTCCGCGAAATCCATAGATACTTTGTTTTGGATCTCCAATACAAAAGAGCATTCTGGACTTTGTATCTTTGTCTAAAAATAAAGTTTTAAAGATTTGGTATTGGTTTTTGTCCGTGTCTTGGAATTCATCCAGGATACAAACTTGGAATCGTTCTCGTAACGATTGAATTAATATTTGGTTGGGATTACGAACAATGACATCATATACCTTTAAGATCATTTGATCATAAGTCAGGTATTCGCCATTTTCGATGATGGATTTTGTTTTCGAAGTGAGTTCGTGCACTGTATTTTGCAAAAAGATGGATCCATCATAATCCAATTGGCCAAGAGGGAAGATTTCTTTTAGCGATAAAACAACAGATTTTATTTTTCCTTGTAACACAACGGATGCTGCATCTAAATTTTTTGCAATGGTAGTACTCCCTTCCAAAAGGAAATAATCGAATCCACTGGCTTTGCCTTCTTTTCCAAGGGAACGGCTTAATTTCGAAATTCGTTTCAATTCTTTTGCTATATATTTTGTATCTTCGTTTCGGATCGCTTTTGCAAATGACTCGAGTGATGACCAATTTTCCATCCATTTCGGGATACTACCTTTAGCTCCTTGAGCGGCAATCGCTTCACCGGTTGGTCCTTTGAAAGCTTCGCAGATGGTTATGAGTTCTCCTAAGAGATTACTTTTGTTTGCGTTGTGAATGCATTCCTCTAAGGATACAAACTCCGGAAATACATAGTCCTTTGTATCAGCAAGGAGTTTCGAAGTGGAACTTATAACGAGGTCTTCCTTTTTCTTTAAATTGGAGATAAGAATATCGTTTGCAAGTGATTCCTTGTCTCTCCCTTCCCATTGGCTTCTTTTCAGATCATAAAAGGTCTTTCGAATCAATTCTTCATTCGATGTTAATTTTACATTGGGATTGTTTTGGGTTTCGACTGGGTATTCCGTTAACACCATATTACAAAAACCGTGGATGGTCGAGATGGTGACTTGGTCTAAATCGCGGAGGTAATGGTAGTATTCGGGGTGTTTTCCGTTCTCATATAATTCTAAGATTTTTAATTTTAACCGGGCTTTTAATTCGCCTGCGGCTTTTTCTGTAAAGGTAAGCACTAAAAATTGAAGCAGTCGATTCTCTTTGGTATGATTTGTTACATCATGGGTCATCACATCACCTAACATTTGCATGATTAGATGTGTTTTCCCGGTTCCAGCGGAAGCTTCGATAAAATTGGGATGGTTGACTAAAGGATGGTCCATTTTCAAAATCCTTTTTTCAGAAGTGGCAAAAGTAGGGGATAGACCTTCTGAAATGAAAATTGATGTAGTAAATCCTTCACATATGGAGATAATTTCATATGTTTCGATTCGAATTCTATCATTTGATCTGACTCTTCTTCCAAATATTCCTTCCAGGCAGATTCTAATTTGTGACCATCATCTAGAGAGTGCTCCATTCCCATTTCGGCAAAAAATAGATTGAGACCAGGATTTGGTACATACATAGGTGGTGATTCATTGACAAGAGTGACAACGTTTCGAATGTATTCTGCCGATTCTTTTTCTGTTAAACTGTCGAAGTGAAGGATTTCATTCCCTTCCTTCTGTTTCGATAAGATAGGTATGATGACTAATTTTTTTCCAATCGTTTGGAATAGACATGCACTTAAGAAAAGATAGATCATCTTACCAAAATAATCTTTTAAATATTCATTTGCTTTTTCTGGTTTTCCATGGAAACTTTTTGGATAAAACCAGTAGTATGTATCACCAATCGCAATCAAATTCTCCCACTCACCAGTGATGAATTGGGTTTCATCCAAAACAAATGTTGGCAATTGAAAACCAGTTCGTAGTCCCGTATCCCCCACTGAGAGGGAACTCAAATATTGTATTCCATTGGAATTCGAGAAGAGCTCTCCCTTTAATGTTTTGTACACTTCTGCAATTTCAGTGAGTTCTTCTAATAAGGTTTCTGTTGTGACCAAATGGAAAGCCCCATAAGGAAATTCTGCCTTGTTCTCTGCGATGGCACTGAACTCGTTTATCTTTTGTTTGATTGTATCTTTGTCCCAAGGCCAAGTTTCCTCTTTTGCCAATGATTCCGTAAACAATGGTAGAAATTTTGATTTGAATAAGAAGGTTTCCAGTGCATTGAAATAAAATGGTTCTTCCAAAGAAGTTTCTTCTTCATCTTCCATAAACCCTAAGTTTTCTTTGATGTAAGGGAGAATGGGATTTTTAAACGCAGAAGCAATGGATGCAATGGAGATTTGTTTTTTGAATTTCCATTCTGAATGGGGCAAAGGTAAATCTTCTAAGGAAGTAAAATCTGGTTTTGGCAAATCAGTATTTAAACTTCTGTATTGTTTTAAATTCCTAGAATAATCATAAGAATGTAAAATTTCCCGATCATAAAAGCGACTATAGGGTGTTAGGGGGATTTCAGTCGCTCTTTCGATCCCAAGAGAATGCATCACCTCAAACAAACTAGAACAAGGCTCAAATTCCTTATCTTCTAATGTGTTTTTCCCAACATAGGAAAATGTGATACTATCCTCAGCCGATAAAATGGTTTCCCATAATAAGGATTCTTGGATTTCAATTCGATTCAAATCCCAAGGTTTAGAATCATTTTTTCTTAAGTTAAACCTAGATACATCTTTGGAACCTGGAAATTTTCCTTCACCCAATCCAACGATATAGATATGCGAAAAGGGAATGGGTCGCATGGGTTGCAATAGAGAAATCGTAATCCCTTCCGTGAGGTAATTTCCTTTTTGTGTGGGAATGTTCGAAAAGATTTCCTCCGTTTGTAATTGAAGGAATTGTAAAAAGTCAGTAACATGGTTCCACTCAGTGTCACACCATTTCGCAATGTTTCCTAACCACTCTGTGAGATAGATCCTTTCGTTTTCTGTTTCTTCACTAAACTTTAAGAATTGGTTCCATTTGGTTTGAAAAGCTTTGAATCTTTCATTGATTGGTAACTGTAAAAATTCCGATTCAAAAAATGATTGTAACGATTTGATTTCTTCCCAAATCAAATTCAAGTAAAGAACCGAATCTTCTTTTGCCAATGGATCTGTGATCACTCCCATGTGACTCCAAGTGGTAGCTTCATCACTCATGACAGATAGGACTGCGCGTTTCACTCCAAAGGAAATTGTATACGGGTTCTCTTCTTTGTTTTCATCATAGAGGGAACCGAGTGAATCGAGTAACTGAATGACAGAATGGGT containing:
- a CDS encoding UvrD-helicase domain-containing protein yields the protein MDHPLVNHPNFIEASAGTGKTHLIMQMLGDVMTHDVTNHTKENRLLQFLVLTFTEKAAGELKARLKLKILELYENGKHPEYYHYLRDLDQVTISTIHGFCNMVLTEYPVETQNNPNVKLTSNEELIRKTFYDLKRSQWEGRDKESLANDILISNLKKKEDLVISSTSKLLADTKDYVFPEFVSLEECIHNANKSNLLGELITICEAFKGPTGEAIAAQGAKGSIPKWMENWSSLESFAKAIRNEDTKYIAKELKRISKLSRSLGKEGKASGFDYFLLEGSTTIAKNLDAASVVLQGKIKSVVLSLKEIFPLGQLDYDGSIFLQNTVHELTSKTKSIIENGEYLTYDQMILKVYDVIVRNPNQILIQSLRERFQVCILDEFQDTDKNQYQIFKTLFLDKDTKSRMLFCIGDPKQSIYGFRGADIGIYLEASRDFEGSKSTLETNYRSTKELIHGLNTIFHDETKEWGETHFFPIEEPGSSKENYLYKKVSSPDIDTIKYKYVNPEESAIHIFDFEERFPNVNKSRNIWAETIRNEIKRIQNKETSLLYNKKGEREIQEIKLKDIAILCGNKKETELVEFYLTKAGIPCSIYKQRGIYQSREADQIENLLECLQSSNSSQSYKKILFSDIFCIHPHEIQKFDEHSIDSYEKSLIDKWQRLIKENRYASFFRSVMDETKLFWLEGNHTLEWERKRTNFRQIFQKLLEVQLKSNCGLLELLASLRELKQKKQSPEEEPLFDRETEEDSVQILTIHASKGLEWPVVFLFYFGNRGTNLTNTEYPIEIETPEGKKRKWILDLWDLNPEKEDEENHFLNEQKRLLYVALTRPNLRLYLPKLNWGRSKKEDSLPNSGYSQILYQELIRIQTLQNQNPFLESSFVFRNPNEFSESQTINLQTSSVTQTKKPSFPILYPSEIKIGRVLLQHSYTSLQANEKNLNVSQEEKKKELEETPDVEVSTTFELPSSAKVGNFLHKILELCDFSTFQLEVDAILESPSWKWAYQKSFLRYPLEIEGKDAKIEHTVATLLKHAMTAKIKLATGNSFSLSELKEEEKSAELKFHLFLQNLLKESGASLTDGFEHYLKGAIDLVFVKDQKFYIVDYKSNLLPNNDYSSEAVANAVRDKGYLFQKSVYSFILFEYLKSLFGPDIALEKFGGVYYLFLRGMLGDNQTGIYSDLKHSDSVWTIEQFEGIKKEVMAYIRSASDQLEKVYS
- a CDS encoding exodeoxyribonuclease V subunit gamma codes for the protein MPLVVVPNTNLIPWLKLNIPKYNDSQLSINIEFTFLEKAILKMIFTSLQIPAWAESVEFYDYNSFKKDCFRYLYENQTSLFQNHPEIKTYISELPKLYYLSDLLTKYFKDYELNRSEWIHQWLGNEKSNIPNQLTSDPYWDLEKEIYLGTNDGGKKNLYYYLNKGKDLSLQGNLHFFCLSNLSGTYINFLKTVSKNPNANLNIYIYQFHNGKVIGQNPEKTKNYLSKFAKPQSYLAKEFSNLTKQKETSKYASGGMLAKLKSILLEEQVKEENYLNDQTVRVWNAPSEYREMESIAHDILHKISTSKGNLSLLDFAILVPNTNDYKAAIEWVFHGGIYTTQRIDETPTLQRLNYSLSDLVAKETSLLYKVFEILFQSFLNKRIQKDELIHLLQNPLITGKNKIDSIDQTHSVIQLLDSLGSLYDENKEENPYTISFGVKRAVLSVMSDEATTWSHMGVITDPLAKEDSVLYLNLIWEEIKSLQSFFESEFLQLPINERFKAFQTKWNQFLKFSEETENERIYLTEWLGNIAKWCDTEWNHVTDFLQFLQLQTEEIFSNIPTQKGNYLTEGITISLLQPMRPIPFSHIYIVGLGEGKFPGSKDVSRFNLRKNDSKPWDLNRIEIQESLLWETILSAEDSITFSYVGKNTLEDKEFEPCSSLFEVMHSLGIERATEIPLTPYSRFYDREILHSYDYSRNLKQYRSLNTDLPKPDFTSLEDLPLPHSEWKFKKQISIASIASAFKNPILPYIKENLGFMEDEEETSLEEPFYFNALETFLFKSKFLPLFTESLAKEETWPWDKDTIKQKINEFSAIAENKAEFPYGAFHLVTTETLLEELTEIAEVYKTLKGELFSNSNGIQYLSSLSVGDTGLRTGFQLPTFVLDETQFITGEWENLIAIGDTYYWFYPKSFHGKPEKANEYLKDYFGKMIYLFLSACLFQTIGKKLVIIPILSKQKEGNEILHFDSLTEKESAEYIRNVVTLVNESPPMYVPNPGLNLFFAEMGMEHSLDDGHKLESAWKEYLEEESDQMIEFESKHMKLSPYVKDLLHQFSFQKVYPLLLPLLKKGF
- the recD gene encoding exodeoxyribonuclease V subunit alpha — translated: MKVIDEKIQSFLNSLYKLFPDWDTSLKDTIASLLVQSQSGDLYLPITDDTTIDKMKDYFPFVIERTGKENRLYLQKSHSEKRNFESLLFTFLNHKTNQTKNTTITADQIKTIISGLETESKIKLAEEQRETIQDVITSNFRVISGGPGTGKTTVVSFILMAFDRLKLLPSMERIALVAPTGRASQRLTESIQRNLEKFQADPSLTSNFRGQTIHNLLKINPTTNQAKFGEKRYLPYDFIIMDETSMVDLKLMNLFFSAIHFDTHIILLGDPNQLPSVGQGEVLTDLITTLKNKKEFLSELNSNHRFSNDSEFSVFAEIVKQSFDTNSNTKPFPLPKMITKSDLNLKHDFVWIQGDKKTKSTNGNHPEIHDWNIESMVPFLWETFYLHTANKTSKFHWEPNALKDPKNKFIFESIVNEYRCLTILRNGYFGIEAIQGQILRYAKKQLTNPKNEFHLKYRQLSKSFYFEGMPIIIQSNDPMRKLFNGDIGLVVSIHSELRAVFPIEDRLYSFALDTLPDHEPAFFLTIHKSQGSEYKSILLYLPPMNVLDVDSENNLSILNRRILYTAITRAKERVILLGDFQTWEFGLQSFRKRYTGIHIP